A region from the Actinoplanes sp. OR16 genome encodes:
- a CDS encoding sugar phosphate isomerase/epimerase, with translation MSSRVPVLLSSSSVFPEPTAAAFEMAATVGYDGLEVMVWTDAVSQDAGALKGLADHYDVPVLSVHAPCLLVTQRVWSSDPWERLTRAAQLAETLGAPTVVVHPPFSWQRDYAKNFAEGLDKVRDRHPDISFAVENMFPVKMAGRWFVPYTPGWDPTETGFDAYTLDLSHCAASRIDALEMADKMGAGLRHVHLGDGTGEGRDEHLVPGRGNQPCAELLQSLAGRGFTGSVALEINTRKASSRAGREADLREALEFARRYLTPAETAVTKA, from the coding sequence GTGAGTTCCCGCGTTCCTGTGCTTCTCTCCAGCTCCTCCGTCTTCCCGGAGCCGACGGCGGCCGCGTTCGAGATGGCGGCCACGGTGGGCTACGACGGTCTCGAGGTCATGGTGTGGACCGACGCCGTCAGCCAGGACGCCGGCGCCCTGAAGGGACTGGCCGACCACTACGACGTCCCGGTGCTCTCCGTCCATGCCCCCTGTCTGCTGGTCACCCAGCGGGTGTGGAGCTCCGACCCGTGGGAGCGGCTGACCCGGGCGGCCCAGCTCGCCGAGACGCTCGGCGCCCCCACCGTGGTGGTGCACCCGCCGTTCAGCTGGCAGCGCGATTACGCGAAGAACTTCGCGGAGGGCCTGGACAAGGTGCGCGATCGGCACCCGGACATCTCGTTCGCCGTGGAGAACATGTTCCCGGTCAAGATGGCCGGCCGCTGGTTCGTGCCCTACACGCCCGGCTGGGATCCGACCGAGACCGGCTTCGACGCTTACACGCTGGACCTCTCGCACTGCGCGGCATCCCGGATCGACGCGCTGGAGATGGCCGACAAGATGGGCGCCGGCCTGCGCCACGTGCACCTCGGCGACGGCACCGGTGAGGGCCGCGACGAGCACCTGGTGCCGGGGCGTGGCAACCAGCCCTGCGCCGAGCTGCTGCAGTCGCTGGCCGGCCGCGGTTTCACCGGCTCGGTCGCACTGGAGATCAACACTCGCAAGGCATCCAGCCGCGCGGGCCGGGAGGCCGACCTGCGCGAGGCGCTGGAGTTCGCCAGGCGTTACCTGACGCCCGCCGAGACGGCGGTCACCAAGGCCTGA
- a CDS encoding response regulator transcription factor, with product MARVLVVEDEESFSDALSYMLRKEGFEVSVAATGTSALTQFDRTGADIVLLDLMLPEMSGTEVCRQLRQRSAVPIIMVTARDSEIDKVVGLEIGADDYVTKPYSPRELVARIRAVLRRQGTEAAEVTTPTLAAGPVRMDVERHVVTVDGAGVQLPLKEFELLELLLRNAGRVLTRGQLIDRVWGADYVGDTKTLDVHVKRLRSKVEPEPSAPRYIVTVRGLGYKFEP from the coding sequence TTGGCTCGCGTGCTCGTGGTCGAGGACGAGGAGTCGTTCTCCGACGCCCTGTCGTACATGCTGCGCAAAGAAGGTTTCGAGGTGTCGGTCGCTGCGACCGGAACCTCCGCGCTCACGCAGTTCGACCGGACCGGTGCCGACATCGTGCTCCTCGACCTGATGCTGCCGGAAATGTCCGGCACCGAGGTCTGCCGCCAGCTGCGGCAGCGCTCGGCAGTACCGATCATCATGGTCACCGCACGGGACAGTGAGATCGACAAGGTGGTCGGTCTGGAGATCGGCGCGGACGACTACGTCACCAAGCCGTACTCGCCGCGTGAGCTGGTCGCCCGGATCCGCGCGGTGCTGCGCCGCCAGGGCACCGAGGCGGCCGAGGTCACCACGCCGACGCTCGCCGCCGGCCCGGTCCGGATGGATGTCGAGCGCCACGTCGTCACCGTCGACGGCGCCGGCGTCCAGCTGCCGCTCAAGGAGTTCGAGCTCCTCGAGCTGCTGCTCCGCAACGCCGGCCGGGTTCTCACCCGCGGCCAGCTGATCGACCGCGTCTGGGGCGCTGATTACGTCGGCGACACGAAGACCCTGGACGTCCACGTGAAGCGCCTGCGTTCCAAGGTCGAGCCGGAGCCGTCGGCGCCCCGCTACATCGTCACGGTGCGTGGTCTGGGTTACAAGTTCGAGCCCTGA
- a CDS encoding cell wall metabolism sensor histidine kinase WalK: MEWDYAVGLVLVALAVGVGAGLALARVRRPGDKAQKGPQEGSAAIEPDDDRPAGKNGLKGLGRKSLDSLRVGVVVLDADDYPVLVNPAARAMGLLRSGGAPGTIAAHPILRTLAGQVRRTGVRREVELDLPRGRAGGAQAPLGVHLRAVALNSTHVAIEAADVTEAHRLARVRRDFVANVSHELKTPIGALQLLSEALLDATQLPEASLEAQTEDVLAARRFAERIHHESARMGRLVSELLELTRLQGAEPLPNPEPVPLDWVIAEVVDRTRTTASAKSIEVTCEGPKGAMAYGSDSQIATAVTNLVENAIAYSGENTKVSLTMRQSDDWIEIDVADQGIGISPQDVDRIFERFYRADQARSRSTGGTGLGLAIVKHIATNHGGRVDVTSALGDGSTFTLRLPARPPETPSSSPTAIEIESGVAGR, translated from the coding sequence GTGGAGTGGGATTACGCCGTCGGCCTCGTCCTGGTTGCGCTCGCCGTCGGTGTGGGAGCGGGGCTTGCACTGGCCCGGGTCCGCCGACCGGGCGACAAGGCCCAGAAGGGGCCGCAGGAGGGGAGCGCCGCCATCGAACCGGACGATGACCGCCCGGCAGGCAAGAACGGACTGAAAGGGCTCGGTCGCAAGAGCCTCGACTCGCTGCGGGTGGGAGTCGTCGTCCTCGACGCGGACGACTACCCGGTGCTGGTCAACCCGGCCGCCCGGGCGATGGGACTGCTGCGGTCGGGCGGCGCGCCCGGCACCATCGCGGCGCACCCGATCCTGCGGACCCTCGCAGGTCAGGTACGCCGTACCGGCGTGCGCCGCGAGGTGGAGCTCGATCTGCCGCGCGGCCGTGCCGGCGGGGCACAGGCGCCGCTCGGGGTGCACCTTCGGGCCGTCGCGCTGAACTCGACGCATGTCGCGATCGAGGCGGCCGACGTGACCGAGGCGCACCGGCTGGCCCGGGTCCGCCGCGACTTCGTGGCGAACGTGAGCCACGAGCTGAAGACGCCGATCGGCGCTCTCCAGCTGCTGTCCGAGGCGCTGCTGGACGCCACCCAGCTGCCCGAGGCGTCCCTGGAGGCGCAGACCGAGGACGTGCTGGCGGCGCGCCGGTTCGCCGAGCGCATCCACCACGAGTCGGCCCGGATGGGCCGGCTGGTCAGCGAGCTGCTGGAGCTCACCCGCCTGCAGGGCGCCGAACCGCTGCCGAACCCGGAGCCGGTCCCGCTGGACTGGGTGATCGCCGAGGTGGTGGACCGGACCCGGACGACGGCGTCCGCGAAGAGCATCGAGGTCACCTGCGAGGGACCCAAGGGCGCCATGGCGTACGGCAGTGACAGCCAGATCGCCACCGCCGTGACCAACCTCGTGGAGAACGCGATCGCGTACTCCGGCGAGAACACGAAGGTTTCGCTCACCATGCGGCAGAGCGATGACTGGATCGAGATCGACGTAGCCGATCAGGGCATCGGCATCTCCCCTCAGGACGTCGACCGGATCTTCGAACGGTTCTACCGTGCCGATCAGGCGCGGTCCCGTTCAACCGGTGGCACCGGCCTCGGCCTGGCCATCGTCAAGCACATCGCCACCAATCACGGTGGCCGTGTCGACGTCACCAGCGCCCTCGGCGACGGTTCTACGTTCACCCTGCGCCTACCTGCGCGACCCCCGGAAACCCCCTCGTCGTCACCGACGGCGATTGAGATCGAGTCCGGTGTGGCCGGGCGCTGA
- the phoU gene encoding phosphate signaling complex protein PhoU: MREEYQADLVEVGRLLVTMAESVRATLRKATTALLTADLKAAEAVIERDAEVDKIYEQVELKVADIIARQAPVASDLRRVITTLHISADLERMGDLAEHVAKTAKRRHPSPAVPAELRPTFKEMAEVADQMAAKIIELLGTPTVALAAELESDDDRIDDAERHLFKIMLADDWPYGAETAIDGALLGRFYERYADHAVNISEQVIYLITGESPAGAN, translated from the coding sequence ATGCGCGAGGAGTACCAGGCCGACCTCGTCGAGGTAGGCCGCCTTTTGGTGACCATGGCAGAGTCGGTTCGCGCCACCCTGCGCAAGGCGACGACCGCGCTGCTGACCGCCGACCTCAAGGCCGCCGAGGCCGTGATCGAGCGGGACGCCGAAGTCGACAAGATCTACGAGCAGGTCGAGCTGAAGGTGGCGGACATCATCGCCCGGCAGGCGCCGGTGGCGAGTGACCTGCGCCGGGTGATCACCACCCTGCACATCTCCGCCGACCTGGAGCGGATGGGCGACCTCGCCGAGCACGTGGCGAAGACCGCCAAGCGGCGGCACCCGTCGCCGGCCGTGCCGGCCGAGCTGCGGCCGACGTTCAAGGAGATGGCCGAAGTCGCGGACCAGATGGCCGCGAAGATCATCGAGCTGCTGGGCACGCCGACCGTGGCGCTCGCGGCCGAGCTCGAGTCGGACGACGACCGGATCGACGACGCCGAGCGGCACCTTTTCAAGATCATGCTGGCCGACGACTGGCCGTACGGCGCGGAGACCGCGATCGACGGCGCGCTGCTGGGCCGGTTCTACGAGCGGTACGCCGACCACGCCGTGAACATCAGCGAGCAGGTCATCTACCTGATCACCGGTGAGTCGCCGGCCGGAGCGAACTGA
- a CDS encoding phosphoglyceromutase produces MTGTLVLLRHGNSEWNAKNLFTGWVDVDLDAKGEDEARRGGELLKEQNVLPDVVHTSLLRRAIRTSEIALHLTDRHWIPVKRSWRLNERHYGALQGKDKKQTLEAYGEEQFMLWRRSYDVPPPPIEDGSEFSQFGDARYANLPPELLPKAECLKDVLERALPYWYDEIVPDLRAGKTVLVAAHGNSLRAIVKHLDQISDEAIAKLNIPTGIPLRYDLDENLRPTNPGGEYLDPVAAKEAAAAVANQGKK; encoded by the coding sequence ATGACTGGAACCTTGGTGCTGCTGCGGCACGGCAACAGCGAGTGGAACGCCAAGAACCTCTTCACCGGCTGGGTCGACGTGGACCTGGACGCCAAGGGTGAGGACGAGGCCCGCCGTGGCGGCGAGCTGCTCAAGGAGCAGAACGTGCTGCCCGACGTGGTGCACACCAGCCTGCTGCGCCGGGCGATCCGGACCAGTGAGATCGCGCTGCACCTCACCGACCGGCACTGGATCCCGGTGAAGCGGTCGTGGCGTCTCAACGAGCGCCACTACGGCGCGCTGCAGGGCAAGGACAAGAAGCAGACCTTGGAGGCGTACGGCGAGGAGCAGTTCATGCTGTGGCGCCGTTCGTACGACGTACCGCCGCCCCCGATCGAGGACGGCTCGGAGTTCTCCCAGTTCGGTGACGCCCGGTACGCGAACCTGCCGCCGGAGCTGCTGCCGAAGGCGGAGTGCCTGAAGGACGTGCTCGAGCGGGCGCTGCCCTACTGGTACGACGAGATCGTCCCGGACCTGCGCGCCGGCAAGACGGTCCTGGTCGCGGCGCACGGCAACTCGCTGCGCGCCATCGTGAAGCACCTGGACCAGATCTCCGACGAGGCGATCGCCAAGCTGAACATCCCGACCGGCATCCCGCTGCGCTACGACCTCGACGAGAACCTGCGCCCGACCAACCCGGGCGGCGAGTACCTCGACCCGGTCGCCGCCAAGGAGGCCGCCGCGGCGGTCGCCAACCAGGGCAAGAAGTAA
- a CDS encoding MFS transporter: MSGWLREAAGGLPRQFWFLWTGTLINRLGSFVVLFLSIYLTGDRHFTQTQAGIVLGLYGAGGAIGTMTGGVLADRWGRRPTMLTAQFGAAALMLTLGFAHGYWQIAAVTFLLGMFAEGVRPAFSAMMVDVVPDHDRVRAYSLNYWAINLGFALAAVAAGLASQVDYFLLFAVDAGTTLITAIITAIFLAETRPARVRTTGAAVPAGGMGTALRDRIFLIYLLLNLASVLVILQHASTLPLTMLDDGLSAATYGLVIAVNGVLIVLGQLFVPKLIAGRDSARVLALGGLIIGIGFGLVAVADTAWMFALTVVIWTLGEMLQSPSNAATVAALSPPHLRGRYQGLNSLSWSIGTALAPILGGLILQTGGDAVLWVGCFGLCAIAAVGQLLSGPARARRAALRRTEELALAVRS; encoded by the coding sequence GTGTCGGGTTGGTTGCGGGAAGCCGCGGGCGGTCTGCCCCGGCAGTTCTGGTTCCTCTGGACCGGCACCCTGATCAACCGCCTCGGCTCCTTCGTGGTGCTCTTCCTCAGCATCTACCTCACCGGCGACCGGCACTTCACCCAGACGCAGGCCGGCATCGTGCTCGGCCTCTACGGCGCCGGCGGCGCGATCGGCACCATGACCGGCGGCGTCCTGGCCGACCGCTGGGGACGCCGGCCGACGATGCTGACCGCGCAGTTCGGCGCGGCGGCGCTGATGCTCACGCTGGGCTTCGCCCACGGCTACTGGCAGATCGCGGCCGTCACCTTCCTGCTCGGCATGTTCGCCGAGGGGGTACGCCCGGCCTTCTCCGCGATGATGGTCGACGTCGTGCCGGACCACGACCGGGTCCGGGCGTACTCGCTGAACTACTGGGCGATCAACCTCGGCTTCGCGCTGGCCGCCGTCGCAGCCGGGCTGGCGTCCCAGGTCGACTACTTCCTGCTCTTCGCCGTCGACGCCGGGACCACGCTGATCACCGCGATCATCACGGCGATCTTCCTGGCCGAGACGCGGCCGGCCCGGGTCCGCACCACGGGCGCCGCCGTACCGGCCGGAGGCATGGGCACCGCTCTGCGCGACCGGATCTTCCTGATCTACCTGCTGCTCAACCTGGCGTCGGTGCTGGTCATCCTGCAGCACGCGTCGACGCTGCCGCTCACGATGCTCGACGACGGGCTCTCGGCCGCCACCTACGGTTTGGTCATCGCGGTGAACGGCGTTCTGATCGTTCTCGGTCAGCTCTTCGTTCCGAAGCTGATCGCGGGCCGGGACAGCGCTCGGGTGCTCGCACTCGGCGGACTGATCATCGGCATCGGATTCGGGCTGGTGGCGGTCGCCGACACCGCGTGGATGTTCGCGCTCACCGTGGTCATCTGGACGCTCGGCGAAATGCTCCAGTCACCCAGCAACGCGGCCACCGTCGCGGCTCTCTCGCCACCGCATCTGAGGGGCCGTTACCAGGGGCTGAACTCGCTCTCCTGGTCGATCGGCACGGCACTCGCGCCGATCCTCGGCGGCCTGATCCTGCAGACGGGCGGCGACGCGGTGCTCTGGGTGGGCTGTTTCGGACTTTGCGCTATCGCGGCGGTGGGGCAACTGCTTTCCGGGCCGGCGCGAGCCAGGAGGGCGGCTTTGCGGCGTACGGAGGAACTCGCCCTTGCTGTTCGATCTTGA
- a CDS encoding YbjN domain-containing protein gives MVTRLLEDFLNERELDWEPTGDSSYVVTLPGAHKLKTACNLIVGDHSLRIEAFVMRRPDERHEDLWAWLLRRNARMYAVAFSIDAAGDVYLTGRVSLKGLDADELDRILGSVLTYADESFDRMLEIGFGSSIRREWEWRVKRGESLANLQAFKHLAEG, from the coding sequence ATGGTGACGCGGCTTCTCGAAGACTTCCTGAACGAGCGTGAGCTCGACTGGGAGCCGACCGGCGATTCGTCCTATGTGGTCACGCTGCCCGGCGCCCACAAGCTCAAGACGGCCTGCAACCTGATCGTCGGCGATCACTCGCTGCGGATCGAGGCGTTCGTGATGCGCCGGCCGGACGAGCGCCACGAGGACCTGTGGGCGTGGCTGCTGCGGCGCAACGCCCGGATGTACGCCGTCGCGTTCTCCATCGACGCGGCCGGCGACGTCTACCTCACCGGCCGGGTCTCGCTGAAGGGCCTGGACGCGGACGAGCTGGACCGGATCCTCGGCTCGGTCCTGACGTACGCCGACGAGTCCTTCGACCGGATGCTGGAGATCGGCTTCGGCTCGTCGATCCGCCGGGAGTGGGAGTGGCGGGTCAAGCGCGGTGAATCCCTGGCGAACCTTCAGGCCTTCAAACACCTCGCCGAGGGCTGA
- the mshA gene encoding D-inositol-3-phosphate glycosyltransferase — MATLSVHTSPLEQPGTGDAGGMNVYIVEVSKRLAARGVEVEIFTRATKSGLPPLVEMSPGVHVRHVTAGPFEGLDKEELPSQLCAFTTGVLRAEAAHPPGYYDLIHSHYWLSGQVGWLARERWGVPHVHTAHTLAKVKNLFIATGDRPEPRARLIGEEQVIAESDRLVANTRFEAQDLIEHYAADPARVSVVQPGVDLERFRPGIADRARFGLPERGRIIAFVGRIQPLKAPDVLISALAEMKTGDATLVICGGPSGSGLDRPSSLIELAASLGVADSVVFLPPQTGADLAALYRAADLVAVPSYNESFGLVALEAQACGTPVVAAAVGGLVTAVRDGISGVLVDGHDPADWARVLERLLDAPAFVSKLAAGAVAHASQFSWDRTADNLLRVYRDAVTEHRALIRARLEGATYAW; from the coding sequence ATGGCCACCCTCTCCGTGCATACGTCGCCGCTGGAGCAACCGGGCACCGGTGACGCCGGCGGCATGAACGTGTACATAGTGGAGGTCTCGAAGCGCCTGGCCGCGCGCGGTGTCGAGGTGGAGATCTTCACCCGGGCCACGAAGAGCGGGCTGCCGCCGCTCGTCGAGATGTCGCCCGGTGTGCACGTCCGGCACGTGACCGCCGGTCCGTTCGAGGGCCTCGACAAGGAGGAGCTGCCGTCGCAGCTCTGTGCCTTCACGACCGGTGTGCTGCGGGCCGAGGCCGCCCACCCGCCGGGCTACTACGACCTGATCCACTCGCACTACTGGCTCTCCGGGCAGGTGGGCTGGCTGGCCCGCGAGCGCTGGGGTGTGCCGCACGTGCACACCGCGCACACCCTCGCCAAGGTCAAGAACCTGTTCATCGCGACCGGTGACCGGCCCGAGCCGCGGGCCCGGCTGATCGGCGAGGAGCAGGTGATCGCCGAGTCGGACCGGCTCGTCGCGAACACCCGGTTCGAGGCGCAGGACCTGATCGAGCACTACGCGGCCGACCCGGCGCGGGTGAGCGTGGTGCAGCCCGGCGTCGACCTGGAACGGTTCCGGCCCGGGATCGCCGACCGCGCGCGGTTCGGCCTGCCGGAGCGGGGCCGGATCATCGCCTTCGTCGGCCGGATCCAGCCGCTCAAGGCGCCCGACGTGCTGATCTCCGCGCTGGCCGAGATGAAGACCGGCGACGCGACCCTGGTGATCTGCGGCGGGCCGAGCGGCAGCGGCCTGGACCGGCCCTCCTCGCTGATCGAGCTGGCCGCCTCGCTGGGCGTCGCCGACTCGGTGGTGTTCCTGCCGCCGCAGACCGGCGCCGACCTCGCCGCCCTCTACCGGGCCGCCGATCTGGTCGCGGTGCCGTCGTACAACGAATCGTTCGGTCTCGTCGCCCTGGAGGCACAGGCCTGTGGCACGCCGGTGGTGGCGGCCGCGGTCGGCGGGCTGGTCACCGCGGTCCGGGACGGCATCAGCGGCGTGCTCGTCGACGGGCACGACCCCGCGGACTGGGCCCGGGTGCTGGAACGGCTGCTCGACGCGCCCGCCTTCGTGTCCAAGCTGGCCGCCGGCGCTGTCGCGCACGCCTCGCAGTTCTCCTGGGATCGGACCGCCGACAACCTGCTACGGGTCTACCGTGACGCGGTGACCGAACACCGCGCGCTGATCCGGGCGCGTCTGGAAGGGGCGACGTACGCATGGTGA
- a CDS encoding SDR family oxidoreductase, with amino-acid sequence MADIAVVTGASSGIGAASARRLAAEGFHVVAVARRTDRLAALVAEIGPNATAVACDVTSDDSVAELAATVAGLGGPLTLLVNNAGGARGADPVAGGSVDDWQWMYDVNVLGTLRVTKALLPALEASGRGTIVTMGSTAAFVVYEGGGGYTAAKHAQTALVGTLRLELAGKPVRVIEIDPGMVKTDEFALNRFDGDEDKAAAVYAGVKEPLVADDIADIVAFAATRPHHVNIDRLVVRPIAQAAQHKVHREK; translated from the coding sequence ATGGCAGATATCGCAGTGGTCACCGGCGCCTCCAGTGGCATCGGGGCGGCCTCCGCCCGCAGGCTCGCCGCCGAGGGATTCCACGTCGTCGCCGTCGCCCGGCGCACCGATCGGCTGGCAGCGCTGGTCGCCGAGATCGGCCCGAATGCTACGGCCGTCGCCTGTGACGTGACGTCGGACGACTCGGTGGCGGAGCTCGCCGCGACGGTGGCCGGGCTGGGCGGCCCGCTCACCCTCCTGGTCAACAACGCCGGTGGGGCGCGCGGCGCGGACCCGGTCGCCGGCGGGTCGGTCGACGACTGGCAGTGGATGTACGACGTGAACGTCCTCGGCACCCTGCGCGTCACGAAGGCGCTGCTGCCGGCCCTGGAGGCGAGCGGCCGCGGCACGATCGTGACGATGGGCTCGACGGCGGCGTTCGTGGTCTACGAAGGCGGCGGCGGCTACACGGCGGCCAAGCACGCCCAGACCGCCCTGGTCGGGACGCTGCGGCTGGAACTCGCCGGCAAACCGGTCCGGGTCATCGAGATCGACCCGGGCATGGTGAAGACCGACGAGTTCGCTCTGAACCGGTTCGACGGCGACGAGGACAAGGCCGCCGCGGTCTACGCCGGCGTGAAGGAGCCGCTGGTCGCCGACGACATCGCCGATATCGTGGCGTTCGCGGCGACCCGGCCGCACCATGTCAACATCGACCGGCTGGTGGTGAGGCCGATCGCCCAGGCCGCACAGCACAAGGTCCACCGGGAGAAGTAG
- a CDS encoding class I SAM-dependent methyltransferase — protein sequence MKPVGAITRGTTNPNRLRRVDNFIAYRCSSLLTEAASPLVVDLGYGATPVTAVELRNRLAVTVRADVTVVGLEIDPVRVTAAQPYAEPPYLEFRRGGFEMAGLRPQVVRAFNVLRQYAEEEVAAAWSAMSASGAVLIEGTCDELGRIGSWAVVEDGVPSTLTLSARLASLEHPAVFAERLPKALIHHNVPGQAVHELLRALGRAWETEATPFGARQRWMSTVRRMRNDGWKVLDGPGRWRLGELTMPWPGGG from the coding sequence ATGAAGCCGGTCGGCGCGATCACCCGGGGGACCACGAATCCCAACCGGTTGCGCCGCGTCGACAACTTCATCGCGTACCGGTGCTCCTCGCTCCTCACGGAAGCAGCCTCGCCGCTCGTCGTCGACCTGGGCTACGGAGCGACACCGGTCACCGCCGTCGAACTCCGCAACCGCCTGGCGGTCACGGTCCGCGCGGACGTCACCGTCGTGGGATTGGAGATCGATCCAGTACGGGTGACAGCCGCACAGCCGTACGCCGAACCCCCATACCTGGAGTTCCGCCGCGGCGGCTTCGAGATGGCCGGACTGAGGCCGCAGGTGGTGCGCGCCTTCAACGTGCTCCGGCAGTACGCAGAAGAGGAAGTGGCGGCCGCCTGGTCGGCCATGAGCGCCAGTGGAGCGGTGCTGATCGAAGGCACCTGTGATGAACTGGGGCGGATCGGCAGCTGGGCCGTGGTCGAAGACGGCGTGCCCTCGACCCTCACGTTGTCTGCTCGGCTGGCCTCGCTGGAACATCCGGCGGTGTTCGCCGAGCGGCTACCCAAAGCGCTCATTCATCACAATGTGCCCGGGCAGGCTGTTCATGAGCTTCTCCGGGCATTGGGGCGGGCCTGGGAAACCGAGGCCACGCCGTTCGGGGCTCGGCAGCGGTGGATGTCCACTGTGCGGCGGATGCGCAATGACGGGTGGAAGGTGCTGGACGGGCCTGGGCGGTGGCGGTTAGGGGAGTTGACGATGCCCTGGCCGGGTGGGGGTTAG
- a CDS encoding response regulator — protein sequence MSEAPVAEKPTVLVVDDEEDLRDIMRRMLERRGYATLVAGDHEEAISVCRDHPEIAALVTDLTLPGIGGGELAGAVGDLRPGLGVVFISGLPKDIAVTKGLVGEDALLVKKPFTADALLEALKTVLA from the coding sequence ATGTCCGAGGCGCCGGTCGCCGAGAAACCGACCGTCCTGGTCGTCGACGACGAAGAGGATCTGCGCGACATCATGCGCCGGATGCTGGAGCGCCGTGGATACGCGACGCTGGTGGCCGGTGATCACGAAGAGGCCATCTCGGTCTGCCGTGACCACCCGGAGATCGCCGCCCTGGTCACCGACCTCACCCTGCCCGGCATCGGCGGGGGCGAACTGGCCGGCGCGGTCGGCGACCTGCGCCCCGGCCTCGGCGTGGTCTTCATCTCCGGCCTGCCCAAGGACATCGCCGTCACGAAGGGCCTGGTCGGTGAGGACGCCCTGCTGGTGAAGAAGCCCTTCACCGCGGATGCGCTGCTGGAGGCCCTGAAGACGGTGCTCGCCTGA
- a CDS encoding S8 family peptidase — protein MFGTDARRQAARLIAAASAATVTFFGLTAPVSAAPTGVVTGAADAVPGSYIVVLKSESAAVPSASQALARKYGGTVGANYLSTVRGFQLQATAFQAARLAADPSVRYVEQDATIRPAGVVSTQAEQVTWGLDRIDQRTTKLDRSYRYSAAGEVTAYVIDTGVRISHQEFGGRARNGYDFVNDDRVAEDCNGHGTHVAGTIGGKNFGVAKDVDLVALKVLGCDGSGKFSDFIAAVDWVTANAKLPAVANMSLGGPVSKTLDAAVNRSIAKGVTYAIAAGNENKNACKSSPGGTPDAITVGAVDKNDKRASFSNYGTCLDLFAPGVSIQSAGKGSNTAVKTMNGTSMAAPHVAGAAALILGAHPDWTPRQVRDDLVGDAVAGSVRNPGSGSPNKMLFTGKIAS, from the coding sequence ATGTTCGGTACCGACGCCCGCCGCCAGGCCGCCCGTCTCATCGCCGCCGCGAGCGCCGCAACCGTCACCTTCTTCGGACTGACCGCACCCGTCTCCGCCGCACCGACCGGTGTCGTCACCGGCGCCGCGGACGCCGTCCCGGGCAGCTACATCGTGGTCTTGAAGTCCGAGTCTGCCGCTGTTCCCTCAGCCTCGCAGGCGTTGGCGCGCAAGTACGGCGGAACGGTCGGCGCCAACTACCTTTCGACCGTACGCGGATTCCAGCTCCAGGCGACCGCGTTCCAGGCGGCCCGTCTCGCCGCCGACCCGTCCGTCCGGTACGTCGAGCAGGACGCCACGATCCGGCCGGCAGGCGTCGTCAGCACCCAGGCCGAGCAGGTCACCTGGGGGCTGGACCGGATCGACCAGCGCACCACCAAGCTGGACCGCTCCTACCGTTACTCCGCCGCCGGTGAGGTCACGGCGTACGTGATCGACACGGGTGTCCGGATCTCCCACCAGGAGTTCGGTGGCCGCGCCCGCAACGGCTACGACTTCGTGAACGACGACCGGGTCGCCGAGGACTGCAACGGGCACGGCACGCACGTGGCCGGCACCATCGGCGGCAAGAACTTCGGCGTGGCGAAGGACGTCGACCTGGTCGCGCTGAAGGTTCTCGGCTGCGACGGCTCCGGCAAGTTCTCCGACTTCATCGCGGCCGTCGACTGGGTCACCGCGAACGCGAAGCTGCCCGCGGTGGCGAACATGAGCCTCGGCGGTCCGGTCAGCAAGACCCTTGACGCCGCCGTGAACCGGTCCATCGCCAAGGGCGTCACCTACGCCATCGCCGCGGGCAACGAGAACAAGAACGCCTGCAAGTCCTCGCCGGGCGGCACCCCCGACGCGATCACCGTCGGCGCCGTCGACAAGAACGACAAGCGGGCCTCCTTCTCCAACTACGGCACCTGCCTCGACCTCTTCGCGCCGGGCGTCAGCATCCAGTCGGCGGGCAAGGGCTCGAACACCGCCGTCAAGACGATGAACGGCACCTCGATGGCGGCTCCGCACGTGGCCGGCGCGGCCGCCCTGATCCTCGGCGCCCACCCGGACTGGACGCCGCGGCAGGTCCGGGACGACCTGGTCGGCGACGCCGTCGCCGGGTCGGTCCGCAACCCCGGATCCGGCTCGCCCAACAAGATGCTCTTCACCGGCAAAATCGCCTCCTGA